One Glutamicibacter halophytocola DNA segment encodes these proteins:
- a CDS encoding prephenate dehydrogenase → MLSSHLAGPVLVIGTGLLGTSVGLGLRAKGVPVYLADVSPTAAGVAQDIGAGALLEQRAIAPELVVIGAPPDVTAALVADALLAYPNATVVDIASVKGSILSAVLADARLGEAETSRYVGTHPMAGREKSGPAAARGELFTSMPWVICAHGGADPARVKVAEALAIDLGATMHRMSVADHDQSVALISHFPQAASSMIASRLLNAEAHQLALAGNGLRDTTRIAASDEKLWIQIFSHNAEALVPILTGMKEDLDRLINTLQNPQGPGALLDLSQLMTEGNAGKARIPGKHGAPPQAFALVTVLVDDRPGQIARLLAEIGEAGINIEDLRMEHSAGHQVGMVDVSVVPGRRDELIDVLTKNGWKVAQ, encoded by the coding sequence ATGCTGTCCTCTCACCTTGCCGGCCCAGTTCTGGTCATCGGCACCGGGCTGCTGGGCACCTCGGTGGGATTGGGCTTGCGCGCCAAAGGCGTGCCGGTCTATCTTGCAGATGTTTCCCCGACGGCCGCTGGGGTTGCCCAGGACATCGGGGCCGGCGCCCTGCTTGAACAGCGCGCCATTGCCCCGGAGCTTGTGGTGATCGGCGCTCCGCCGGATGTCACCGCCGCCCTGGTGGCCGACGCCCTGCTGGCCTACCCCAATGCCACCGTGGTGGATATCGCCAGCGTCAAGGGCTCGATCCTTTCGGCAGTGCTGGCCGATGCTCGACTGGGCGAGGCCGAAACCTCCCGCTATGTGGGCACGCACCCGATGGCCGGACGCGAAAAGTCCGGCCCGGCCGCAGCCCGCGGCGAGCTGTTCACCTCGATGCCGTGGGTCATCTGCGCCCATGGCGGCGCGGATCCGGCACGGGTGAAGGTGGCTGAAGCACTGGCCATCGACCTTGGCGCCACGATGCACCGGATGTCGGTGGCCGACCATGACCAGTCGGTGGCCCTCATCAGCCACTTCCCGCAGGCGGCCAGCTCGATGATCGCCTCGCGCCTGCTCAATGCCGAAGCGCACCAGCTGGCCCTGGCCGGCAACGGATTGCGGGACACCACGCGCATCGCCGCCAGTGACGAGAAGCTCTGGATCCAGATCTTCTCGCACAACGCCGAGGCGCTGGTGCCGATCTTGACCGGGATGAAAGAAGACCTGGACCGGCTGATCAACACCCTGCAGAACCCGCAGGGCCCCGGGGCCCTGCTGGATCTCTCCCAGCTGATGACCGAAGGCAACGCCGGCAAGGCCCGGATCCCGGGCAAGCACGGCGCCCCGCCGCAGGCCTTTGCCCTGGTCACGGTGCTGGTGGATGACCGGCCGGGGCAGATCGCCCGGTTGCTGGCCGAAATCGGCGAAGCGGGCATTAATATTGAAGATTTGCGCATGGAGCACTCTGCTGGCCATCAGGTCGGCATGGTGGATGTTTCGGTGGTTCCCGGACGCCGGGACGAACTGATTGACGTATTGACCAAGAACGGATGGAAAGTAGCCCAGTGA
- the cmk gene encoding (d)CMP kinase — MDQERMESSPVSTLNNDQLVIAIDGPSGSGKSSVSKAVARELGAAYLDTGAMYRAITYSVLADGTDLSDANAIAQAVRDAQLEISVDPDAELVEIGGVDVTAAIREPRISEQVSTVATNLDARAELVRRQQEIIKANLRIVAEGRDITTVVAPDADARILLTASEEARLRRRGLQLGGTQNDSQLANQVLARDAKDSTVVNFTKAADGVMTVDSSDLDFEQTIAAVLDAISTATKN, encoded by the coding sequence ATTGACCAAGAACGGATGGAAAGTAGCCCAGTGAGCACCTTGAACAACGACCAGCTCGTCATCGCCATCGACGGCCCCAGCGGCTCGGGCAAGTCCTCGGTCTCCAAGGCCGTCGCCCGCGAACTGGGCGCAGCCTACCTGGACACCGGCGCCATGTACCGCGCCATCACCTACTCGGTGCTCGCTGACGGAACGGACCTGTCGGACGCCAACGCCATTGCCCAGGCCGTGCGCGATGCCCAGCTGGAAATCTCGGTGGATCCGGACGCCGAGCTGGTAGAGATCGGCGGCGTGGATGTCACCGCCGCGATCCGCGAGCCGCGCATTTCCGAACAGGTCTCCACCGTGGCCACCAACCTGGACGCGCGTGCCGAACTGGTGCGCCGCCAGCAGGAAATCATCAAGGCCAACCTCCGCATTGTTGCCGAAGGCCGCGACATCACCACCGTGGTGGCCCCGGATGCCGACGCCCGCATCCTGCTCACCGCCTCGGAAGAGGCCCGGCTGCGCCGCCGCGGATTGCAGCTGGGCGGCACGCAGAACGATTCGCAGCTGGCCAACCAGGTGCTGGCTCGCGACGCGAAGGACTCCACGGTGGTGAACTTCACCAAGGCTGCCGACGGCGTGATGACCGTGGATTCTTCGGACCTGGATTTTGAACAAACCATCGCCGCGGTGCTTGACGCAATCAGTACTGCAACGAAAAACTAG
- the der gene encoding ribosome biogenesis GTPase Der — protein MSENNSTHDEEYIPVGDDDIAERLAELSEEEAAIRAQALLSGLEDYELDEEDSALLAGLDDFDDDDADVVIPPVLAVIGRPNVGKSTLVNRILGRREAVVEDTPGVTRDRVSYSAEWMGRPFTIVDTGGWEHDAKGIHASVADQAEIAADVADAILFVVDSHVGATATDEAVVKMLRKKGKPVFLVANKVDDFNQEAEAAMLWGLGFGQPWPVSALHGRGTADLLDAVMEKLPEHSAFGGLIPSGGPRRVALIGRPNVGKSSLLNKLAGSERVVVDDYAGTTRDPVDELIELGGNIWRFVDTAGIRRRQHMAVGSDYYASLRTQTALEKAEVAVILLAANEIVSEQDVRIIQLAIEAGRAMVIVYNKWDEVDEDRRYYLDQEIDRDLAHIEWAPRVNISAKTGWHKDKLVPALNTALDSWDKRIPTGKLNAFLGELVAAHPHPVRGGKQPRILFGTQASARPPRFVLFTTGFLDPGYRRFITRRLRETFGFEGTPIEVSMRIRERRGRKR, from the coding sequence ATGAGCGAGAACAACTCCACCCACGACGAGGAATACATCCCCGTTGGAGACGACGATATCGCCGAGCGCCTGGCCGAACTGAGCGAGGAAGAAGCCGCCATCCGCGCGCAGGCTTTGCTCAGCGGACTGGAAGACTACGAACTGGACGAGGAAGACTCGGCCCTGCTCGCCGGTCTGGACGACTTTGATGACGACGACGCCGATGTGGTCATTCCACCGGTGCTCGCCGTGATCGGCCGCCCCAACGTGGGCAAGTCCACCCTGGTCAACCGCATCCTGGGCCGCCGCGAAGCCGTGGTGGAAGACACCCCGGGCGTGACCCGCGACCGCGTGTCCTACTCTGCCGAGTGGATGGGCCGCCCCTTCACCATCGTTGATACCGGTGGCTGGGAGCACGATGCCAAGGGCATCCACGCTTCGGTGGCTGACCAGGCGGAAATTGCCGCCGATGTCGCCGATGCGATCCTCTTTGTGGTGGACTCGCATGTTGGCGCCACCGCGACCGATGAGGCCGTGGTCAAGATGCTGCGCAAGAAGGGCAAGCCGGTCTTTCTGGTTGCCAACAAGGTGGACGACTTCAACCAGGAAGCCGAAGCGGCCATGCTCTGGGGCTTGGGCTTCGGCCAGCCCTGGCCGGTCTCGGCGCTGCACGGCCGCGGCACCGCGGACCTGCTGGATGCCGTCATGGAGAAGCTGCCTGAGCATTCCGCCTTTGGCGGCTTGATTCCTTCCGGTGGACCTCGCCGCGTGGCCCTGATCGGACGCCCCAACGTGGGCAAGTCCTCGCTGCTGAACAAGCTGGCTGGTTCCGAGCGCGTAGTAGTCGACGACTACGCCGGCACCACCCGCGACCCGGTTGACGAACTGATCGAGCTCGGCGGAAACATCTGGCGCTTTGTCGATACCGCAGGCATCCGCCGCCGCCAGCACATGGCTGTGGGCTCGGATTACTACGCATCCCTGCGCACCCAGACTGCGCTGGAAAAGGCCGAGGTCGCAGTGATCCTGCTGGCCGCCAACGAGATCGTTTCCGAGCAGGATGTGCGCATCATCCAGCTGGCCATCGAGGCCGGCCGCGCGATGGTCATCGTGTACAACAAGTGGGACGAGGTGGACGAGGACCGCCGCTACTACCTGGACCAGGAAATCGACCGCGACCTCGCGCACATCGAATGGGCCCCGCGGGTGAACATTTCGGCTAAAACCGGATGGCACAAGGACAAGCTGGTCCCCGCGCTGAACACCGCCCTGGACTCGTGGGACAAGCGCATTCCCACCGGAAAGCTCAACGCCTTCCTCGGCGAACTGGTTGCAGCCCACCCGCACCCGGTCCGCGGCGGCAAGCAGCCACGCATCCTCTTCGGCACCCAGGCCTCGGCCCGCCCGCCGCGCTTTGTGCTGTTCACCACCGGATTCCTCGATCCTGGCTACCGCCGATTCATCACGCGCCGCCTGCGCGAGACCTTCGGATTTGAAGGAACGCCGATCGAAGTATCGATGCGAATCCGCGAACGACGCGGTCGCAAGCGCTAG